The following proteins are co-located in the Shouchella hunanensis genome:
- a CDS encoding sensor histidine kinase, which translates to MKAVRSVGMIVFFVPLLLVGLLFYYVEKNGLVKWEQLLIRNELTYNVPIFVWLILFFIVLALIVYSMLAVIWKKDVRALHATLVHVANGNTKESKQQLNQVSSDFNDAKMLIAELETRVRNQADRSQRVMEQWAENESKLRSELVFKERQRIARELHDSVSQQLYAASMLLSAAVNQKNVDVVALQTRCEQIEKVVNDAQNDMRALLLQLRPIQLENQSFKEGVEQLTADLAEKHQIDFSVRIRSLSLKPGVEDQLFRITQEAIANALRHAEANEISVFYERYDDFALLKITDDGKGFNQTSSPHGYGLHSMEERAEEIGGMLRMISVEGQGTSIEVKVPIIEGGETT; encoded by the coding sequence ATGAAGGCCGTCCGTTCTGTTGGTATGATTGTCTTTTTCGTGCCATTACTTCTAGTAGGCTTACTTTTCTATTATGTTGAAAAAAACGGTTTAGTTAAATGGGAACAGCTATTGATTCGAAATGAATTAACGTATAACGTGCCGATTTTCGTATGGCTTATTCTGTTTTTTATAGTACTTGCACTGATTGTCTACAGCATGCTTGCTGTTATTTGGAAAAAAGACGTTCGTGCGTTACACGCTACGTTAGTGCATGTTGCCAATGGCAATACAAAGGAAAGCAAACAGCAGCTCAATCAAGTGTCTAGTGATTTTAATGATGCTAAAATGCTTATTGCAGAACTTGAAACAAGAGTTCGTAATCAAGCTGACCGTTCCCAACGTGTGATGGAACAATGGGCGGAAAATGAGTCGAAGCTGAGATCGGAACTTGTCTTTAAAGAGCGACAACGGATTGCAAGAGAACTACATGATTCGGTTTCACAGCAGCTTTATGCCGCATCGATGTTATTATCTGCAGCAGTTAATCAAAAAAACGTCGATGTAGTAGCGTTACAGACTCGGTGCGAACAAATTGAAAAAGTTGTGAATGATGCACAGAATGATATGAGAGCGCTTTTGCTCCAGTTACGGCCTATTCAATTGGAGAATCAGTCGTTTAAAGAAGGCGTAGAACAATTAACAGCAGATTTAGCAGAGAAGCACCAGATTGATTTTTCGGTTCGTATTCGCTCTCTTTCCCTTAAACCAGGTGTGGAGGATCAGTTATTCCGCATTACGCAAGAAGCCATTGCCAACGCGCTACGTCATGCTGAAGCAAATGAAATTAGCGTGTTCTATGAGCGGTATGACGACTTTGCTTTACTAAAAATTACTGATGACGGCAAAGGCTTTAACCAGACGTCTTCGCCACACGGTTACGGTCTACATAGTATGGAAGAGCGTGCAGAGGAAATTGGTGGGATGTTACGAATGATTAGTGTAGAAGGACAAGGAACGAGTATTGAAGTGAAAGTACCGATTATAGAAGGAGGGGAAACGACGTGA
- a CDS encoding response regulator, producing the protein MIHVLLVDDHETVRLGVAAFLSTQEDISVVGEASNGKEGVEQALKLRPDIILMDLVMDGMNGIEATREIITQWKEATIIIVTSFLDNDKLRPALEAGAKSYVLKTSTAMQIADAIRKTAQGIAVLDEKVQAQMISSFRTEESLHQALTNREKEILKLMSEGKTNQQIADHLFITIKTVKTHVSHILSKLDVDDRTQAVVYAFQQKLFK; encoded by the coding sequence GTGATTCACGTATTGCTTGTGGATGATCATGAGACTGTACGCCTCGGTGTTGCGGCTTTTTTATCAACCCAAGAGGACATTTCTGTTGTTGGTGAAGCCAGTAATGGAAAAGAAGGGGTCGAACAAGCGCTAAAGCTCAGACCAGACATTATTTTAATGGATCTAGTGATGGACGGAATGAATGGGATCGAAGCAACCAGGGAAATTATTACACAATGGAAAGAAGCAACGATCATTATTGTCACGAGTTTTCTTGATAATGACAAGCTTCGTCCTGCACTAGAGGCAGGAGCGAAAAGCTATGTTCTTAAGACGTCGACAGCGATGCAGATTGCTGACGCGATCCGAAAAACAGCACAAGGAATAGCTGTACTTGATGAGAAAGTTCAGGCACAAATGATCTCTTCCTTTCGAACGGAGGAATCGTTGCACCAAGCATTAACGAACCGTGAAAAAGAAATCTTAAAGCTAATGAGTGAAGGGAAAACGAATCAGCAAATTGCCGACCATCTTTTTATTACAATTAAAACAGTAAAAACACATGTATCCCACATCTTATCAAAGCTGGATGTCGATGATCGAACGCAAGCGGTTGTGTATGCCTTTCAGCAAAAGTTATTTAAATAA